A genomic segment from Streptosporangium roseum DSM 43021 encodes:
- a CDS encoding cation transporter: MVLARPATTDEWLRDARRARTLSLATLAWLGAESALGLAAGLGSHSVALIGWGVSSLVEALASLIVVWRFTGSRTRSADAEDKARKAVAISFWLLAPYLLVHVAHDLEAGHRAVPSVLGIVVTSVSLVSMPLLGRAKRRLGARLHSAATSGEGTQNLLCALLAAGVLAGLGLNAIGCWWADPVMAVLLAAVAVREGRKAWRGHSCCH; the protein is encoded by the coding sequence ATGGTGTTGGCACGGCCGGCGACGACCGACGAGTGGCTGCGCGACGCCCGCAGGGCGCGCACCCTCTCCCTGGCCACCCTGGCCTGGCTGGGCGCCGAAAGCGCGCTCGGCCTCGCCGCCGGGCTGGGGTCGCACTCGGTCGCGCTGATCGGCTGGGGCGTGTCGTCACTGGTGGAGGCTCTGGCCAGCCTCATCGTGGTCTGGCGGTTCACCGGGTCGCGGACCCGCTCGGCGGACGCCGAGGACAAGGCCCGCAAGGCGGTGGCGATCAGCTTCTGGCTGCTCGCGCCCTACCTGCTGGTCCACGTGGCACACGACCTGGAGGCGGGGCACCGGGCCGTGCCCAGCGTGCTGGGCATCGTGGTGACGTCGGTCAGCCTGGTCAGCATGCCGCTCCTGGGACGGGCCAAGCGGCGGCTCGGCGCGCGGCTGCACTCGGCGGCGACCTCGGGTGAGGGGACCCAGAACCTGCTGTGCGCGCTGCTGGCCGCGGGGGTTCTGGCCGGGCTCGGACTGAACGCCATCGGATGCTGGTGGGCGGATCCCGTCATGGCGGTGCTGCTGGCGGCGGTAGCCGTACGAGAGGGCCGGAAGGCCTGGCGCGGACACTCCTGCTGCCACTGA
- a CDS encoding zinc-binding dehydrogenase: MRALVVDRSVPAGLRLAEVPDPEPAPHQALIRAAATSLNYGEVKYVIAGQPDGAVPGWDAAGVVERAARDGSGPATGTPVVTLADGGAWAELRAVDTALIGTVPAGADLGAIATVPVAGASALRVLHRIGALPGKRILVTGATGGVGRYAVQLAHQDGAHVIAVTGDPEAHGASLRRLGADEVIAAPWELGEPVDGVVELVGGAHLVDAYARLAEHGHLVSAGHAVQEDITFPPGAFLGNEGRHNRSISSFYLLACTGLGPDLTRLAELVARGALDPGIAWRGTWDKAAEALDALRERRLHGKAVLDLT; encoded by the coding sequence ATGCGTGCTCTGGTCGTCGATCGCTCCGTCCCCGCCGGGCTGCGGCTCGCGGAGGTTCCCGATCCCGAACCGGCTCCGCATCAGGCCCTGATCCGGGCCGCTGCGACCTCGCTGAACTACGGCGAGGTGAAGTACGTCATCGCGGGGCAACCCGACGGGGCCGTCCCGGGCTGGGACGCGGCCGGTGTGGTGGAGCGCGCCGCGAGGGACGGATCGGGACCGGCTACGGGAACCCCGGTGGTCACCCTGGCCGACGGCGGCGCCTGGGCCGAGCTCCGGGCCGTGGACACCGCGTTGATCGGCACGGTCCCGGCGGGCGCCGACCTCGGGGCCATCGCCACCGTCCCGGTCGCGGGCGCCAGCGCGCTGCGCGTCCTGCACAGGATCGGCGCCCTGCCCGGCAAGCGGATCCTGGTCACCGGGGCCACCGGCGGCGTCGGCAGATACGCGGTCCAACTCGCCCACCAGGACGGCGCTCACGTGATCGCGGTCACCGGCGATCCGGAAGCGCACGGGGCGAGCCTGCGACGGCTCGGCGCCGACGAGGTGATCGCCGCGCCATGGGAGCTCGGCGAGCCGGTGGACGGCGTCGTCGAACTGGTCGGCGGCGCCCACCTCGTCGACGCGTACGCCCGGCTCGCCGAACACGGCCACCTGGTCTCCGCCGGTCACGCCGTGCAGGAGGACATCACCTTTCCGCCAGGAGCGTTCCTGGGCAACGAAGGCCGTCACAACCGGTCGATCTCCTCCTTCTACCTGCTGGCCTGCACCGGCCTCGGGCCCGACCTGACCCGCCTCGCCGAACTGGTCGCCCGGGGCGCGCTCGACCCGGGTATCGCCTGGCGCGGCACGTGGGACAAGGCCGCCGAAGCCCTCGACGCCCTGCGCGAACGCCGCCTGCACGGCAAGGCCGTACTCGACCTGACCTGA
- a CDS encoding sigma-70 family RNA polymerase sigma factor codes for MPGWPAVGRTDDQQLVGALRRADAQAPAKLYDSYAERLNDYAHSLLGDRDAAAGAVHDALVVAHGCVERLREPGRLRPWLYALARCAAGARDPRRPAPAPVFDDRDTPEERELAALVHEALAELSGQEREVLELSLRHDLSTGEVGAVLGMSSRQAATRLGRAREHLENAAAAVVLAKVGRAHCPDLSAMVDSWEGPLTTMLRRRLSSHIGRCEVCLERRDRHVSAGRLLDMVPAAFPPLSLRRRYIETCVNPGLAGARASIVEAGDRFDRAGFPIPAERRTKGRRWAGPRDAGTERGRDRGNHRQAAVPLHTIPDTESGPQATTAPRRTVPDAGSHRQGAESRRAAVTAQRRGSRRRTAPVIAAAACVLAATCVMIVVAGRDPAGGPVRRAEAAPGREPALITLEPGPGQGSPADQAPLPMPTPAPTPERTERTAKARTPAPTPAPARQAATRRPVPERPRTTRTPARTPKAGRLAVSCPTDIGEGAGQIRLSARDAALSWSATTSGGLNVHPRQGRLKAGAGAMIWVTAADPGESGTGRVAFTSAGGGSSCAISWESPEPEVSDPPSDPPPLPTEAPTTAATPSTEPEKT; via the coding sequence GTGCCCGGATGGCCGGCCGTCGGCCGAACCGACGACCAACAACTTGTGGGAGCGCTCCGGCGTGCCGACGCCCAGGCTCCCGCGAAGCTCTACGACTCCTATGCCGAACGTCTCAACGACTACGCCCATTCGCTGCTGGGCGACCGCGACGCCGCCGCCGGCGCCGTACACGACGCCCTGGTCGTCGCGCACGGATGCGTGGAGCGGCTGCGCGAGCCGGGCCGGCTGCGCCCGTGGCTGTACGCGCTGGCCCGGTGCGCGGCCGGGGCGCGGGACCCGCGGCGCCCGGCGCCCGCGCCGGTGTTCGACGACCGCGACACCCCCGAGGAGCGCGAGCTGGCCGCGCTGGTGCACGAGGCGCTGGCCGAGCTGAGCGGGCAGGAGCGCGAGGTCCTGGAGCTGTCGCTCCGCCACGATCTCAGCACCGGCGAGGTCGGCGCGGTGCTCGGGATGTCCTCCCGGCAGGCCGCGACGCGGCTCGGCCGGGCCCGCGAGCACCTGGAGAACGCGGCCGCCGCCGTGGTGCTGGCCAAGGTCGGCCGGGCGCACTGCCCGGACCTGTCGGCGATGGTCGACTCGTGGGAGGGCCCGCTCACCACGATGCTGCGCAGACGGCTCTCCAGCCATATCGGCCGCTGCGAGGTCTGTCTCGAACGGCGGGACCGGCACGTCTCGGCCGGGCGGCTGCTCGACATGGTGCCGGCGGCCTTCCCCCCGCTCTCCCTGCGCCGCCGCTACATCGAGACCTGTGTGAACCCCGGCCTCGCGGGGGCGCGTGCCTCCATCGTCGAGGCGGGCGACCGCTTCGACCGGGCCGGATTCCCCATCCCGGCGGAACGGCGCACGAAGGGACGCCGGTGGGCCGGCCCGAGGGACGCCGGGACGGAGCGGGGCCGCGACAGGGGGAACCACCGGCAGGCGGCCGTACCGCTTCACACGATTCCGGACACCGAAAGCGGGCCGCAGGCGACGACCGCCCCACGGCGCACGGTCCCGGACGCGGGCAGCCACCGGCAGGGGGCCGAGTCCCGGCGTGCGGCCGTGACGGCGCAGCGGCGCGGGTCCAGACGGCGGACGGCACCCGTGATCGCGGCCGCCGCGTGCGTGCTGGCGGCCACCTGCGTCATGATCGTGGTCGCCGGGCGGGATCCGGCCGGCGGGCCGGTGCGGCGGGCCGAGGCCGCGCCGGGCCGGGAACCCGCGCTGATCACGCTGGAGCCGGGCCCCGGGCAGGGCTCTCCGGCGGACCAGGCCCCGCTCCCGATGCCGACCCCGGCGCCGACCCCGGAGCGGACCGAGAGGACCGCGAAGGCCAGGACCCCGGCCCCCACTCCCGCCCCGGCCCGGCAGGCGGCGACCCGGCGGCCGGTTCCCGAGCGGCCCCGCACCACCCGCACGCCCGCCCGCACGCCCAAGGCCGGACGGCTGGCCGTCTCGTGTCCCACGGACATCGGGGAGGGCGCGGGGCAGATCCGGCTCTCCGCGCGCGACGCCGCGCTCTCGTGGTCGGCGACCACCTCGGGCGGGCTGAACGTCCATCCCCGGCAGGGGCGGCTCAAGGCCGGAGCCGGGGCCATGATCTGGGTCACCGCCGCCGATCCCGGGGAGAGCGGCACGGGACGGGTCGCGTTCACCTCCGCCGGGGGCGGCTCCAGCTGCGCGATCTCCTGGGAGAGTCCGGAGCCGGAGGTCTCGGATCCGCCCAGCGACCCGCCCCCTCTCCCCACCGAGGCACCCACGACTGCCGCTACTCCCAGTACAGAACCGGAGAAAACATGA
- a CDS encoding winged helix-turn-helix transcriptional regulator, which produces MTHPQPLPPDMFDELCPSSLLPFRFGDKWAALVIRCLEDGPRRFSELRVPLRRVTPKVLTQSLRGLERDGLVSRTAHAAPRPRVEYALTPLGHSMLEPLEAVYAWATEHWDELLDAREQYRAP; this is translated from the coding sequence ATGACGCACCCGCAGCCACTGCCTCCCGACATGTTCGACGAGCTGTGCCCGTCCTCGCTGCTGCCGTTCCGTTTCGGCGACAAGTGGGCGGCCCTGGTCATCCGCTGCCTGGAAGACGGCCCGCGCCGATTCTCCGAGCTCCGCGTGCCACTGCGCCGCGTCACCCCGAAGGTGCTCACACAGTCGCTACGCGGCCTTGAGCGAGACGGGCTCGTGTCACGTACGGCGCACGCCGCTCCGAGACCGCGGGTGGAGTACGCGCTGACGCCGCTGGGCCACAGCATGCTGGAACCACTGGAAGCCGTATACGCCTGGGCGACTGAGCACTGGGACGAGCTACTCGACGCGCGAGAGCAGTACAGGGCCCCGTAG
- a CDS encoding NAD(P)-dependent oxidoreductase, translating into MGKIVVFGAGGRAGRQAVAEARRRGHQVTAVVRDPSRYGGLTDGGVRITAGDVTDVADVAALAAGHDAAINAAAGTDSDAFFTDAAHALVDGLRQAGVDRLVAVGLSALLPVPDGTRMLDTPAFPAEFRPFCLAHAAGLEVLRAEGGALDWVYVSPAGDFDHEGERTGHYGIREHGDAADRISYADFALTLLDEAETPRHHRRHLAVT; encoded by the coding sequence ATGGGCAAGATCGTGGTTTTCGGGGCAGGCGGCCGAGCCGGCCGGCAGGCCGTCGCCGAAGCGCGCCGGCGTGGACACCAGGTCACCGCGGTGGTGCGCGACCCTTCGCGCTACGGCGGCTTGACGGACGGCGGCGTACGGATCACCGCCGGCGACGTCACCGACGTGGCGGACGTCGCCGCCCTCGCGGCCGGGCACGACGCCGCGATCAACGCGGCCGCGGGAACCGATTCGGACGCGTTCTTCACCGACGCCGCACATGCCCTCGTCGACGGCCTGCGGCAGGCCGGAGTGGACAGGCTGGTCGCGGTCGGGCTGTCCGCGCTGCTGCCCGTCCCCGACGGGACCCGGATGCTGGACACGCCCGCCTTCCCCGCCGAGTTCCGGCCCTTCTGCCTGGCGCACGCCGCCGGTCTCGAGGTGCTCCGCGCCGAAGGCGGCGCGCTTGACTGGGTGTACGTCAGCCCGGCCGGCGACTTCGACCACGAGGGCGAGCGCACCGGCCACTACGGCATCCGCGAACACGGCGACGCCGCAGACCGCATCTCCTACGCCGACTTCGCTCTCACCTTGCTCGACGAGGCCGAGACCCCGCGGCACCATCGCAGGCACCTGGCCGTGACATGA
- a CDS encoding substrate-binding and VWA domain-containing protein, which translates to MGGRHRTDELEDGYASSKEPPRRRRGGRGMVLVPLAGSVALAVLLGVAAYVIINRDRGCAGDEIALRVTASPDIRPAVSQIAERFNKAAHEVEGGCATVTVSEGVPATVASGLAGGKTGAMDVWIPDSGLWVANLRAKNPQAPEAGASVAHSPIVMVASGSVVPKLRKSFGEASWGGMINAANVANVEGPGRKVRVLALDPSFNAAGLGALLAASGVATASGVGQEQLVGALKTLSGSAVRDQDALLSSLGVKGTRAPLGVASEQGVWAFNNAKKPEVPAVPLYPAEGTLNLDYPVVITTKDAKVRKAAEAFGKELGTESARKTLQDQGFRTPDGKGGKPVADSGGFQAKAPQALKTPDVKSVARMSQSWSRLNLGTRLLALLDVSGTMATPVPGTGADRMRMISKIAIEGMQLFPAKSEIGVWEYSTHLAGQGVDFRKTVPVGPLAGSIDGVLRKDLLVQKLSTIQAKPTGDTGLNDTLKAAYGQMTREYQGDKINTVLILTDGAGNDDPDGGVSNEEMLQYLKKTYNPEKPVSILLIAFGPEAAAGKKQMDALAKATGGEAFIARDILQVRKFFLKGMERRICAPNC; encoded by the coding sequence GTGGGCGGACGTCACCGGACGGATGAACTCGAGGACGGCTACGCCTCCTCCAAGGAACCGCCCAGACGGCGCCGTGGCGGACGTGGCATGGTGCTGGTCCCGCTGGCCGGGTCCGTGGCCCTCGCGGTGCTGCTCGGCGTCGCCGCCTATGTGATCATCAACCGGGACCGGGGATGCGCCGGGGACGAGATCGCGCTGCGGGTCACCGCCTCCCCCGACATCCGGCCCGCCGTGTCCCAGATCGCCGAGCGCTTCAACAAGGCCGCTCACGAGGTCGAGGGCGGGTGCGCCACCGTCACGGTGTCCGAGGGCGTCCCGGCGACCGTGGCCTCCGGGCTGGCCGGCGGCAAGACCGGCGCGATGGACGTGTGGATCCCGGACTCCGGGCTGTGGGTGGCCAACCTGCGGGCCAAGAACCCGCAGGCCCCCGAGGCCGGCGCGTCCGTGGCCCACTCCCCCATCGTCATGGTGGCCTCCGGCTCGGTGGTCCCGAAGCTGAGGAAGAGCTTCGGCGAGGCGAGCTGGGGCGGCATGATCAACGCCGCCAACGTGGCCAACGTCGAGGGACCGGGCCGCAAGGTGCGCGTGCTCGCGCTGGACCCCTCCTTCAACGCCGCCGGGCTCGGCGCGCTGCTGGCCGCCTCCGGAGTGGCCACGGCCTCGGGCGTCGGCCAGGAGCAGCTGGTCGGGGCGCTCAAGACCCTGTCCGGGTCGGCGGTCCGCGACCAGGACGCGCTGCTGTCCAGCCTCGGCGTCAAGGGCACCCGGGCTCCGCTCGGCGTCGCCTCGGAGCAGGGCGTCTGGGCGTTCAACAACGCCAAGAAGCCGGAGGTCCCGGCCGTGCCGCTCTATCCGGCCGAGGGCACGCTCAACCTCGACTACCCCGTGGTGATCACCACCAAGGACGCCAAGGTCCGCAAGGCCGCCGAGGCCTTCGGGAAGGAGCTCGGCACCGAGTCCGCCAGGAAGACGCTCCAGGACCAGGGCTTCCGCACCCCGGACGGCAAGGGCGGCAAGCCGGTCGCCGACAGCGGCGGCTTCCAGGCCAAGGCCCCCCAGGCGCTGAAGACGCCCGACGTCAAGTCGGTCGCGAGGATGTCGCAGTCCTGGTCCCGGCTGAACCTCGGCACGCGGCTGCTCGCGCTGCTGGACGTCTCCGGCACGATGGCGACACCGGTCCCCGGGACGGGCGCGGACCGGATGCGCATGATCTCCAAGATCGCCATCGAGGGCATGCAGCTGTTCCCGGCCAAGAGCGAGATCGGCGTGTGGGAGTATTCGACGCACCTCGCCGGCCAGGGCGTGGACTTCCGCAAGACCGTCCCCGTCGGCCCGCTGGCCGGGAGCATCGACGGCGTGCTCCGCAAGGACCTGCTCGTCCAGAAGCTCTCCACGATCCAGGCCAAGCCCACCGGGGACACCGGCCTGAACGACACGCTCAAGGCCGCCTACGGGCAGATGACCAGGGAGTACCAGGGCGACAAGATCAACACGGTGCTGATCCTCACCGACGGCGCCGGCAACGACGACCCGGACGGCGGCGTCTCCAACGAGGAGATGCTGCAGTACCTGAAGAAGACCTACAACCCGGAGAAGCCGGTCAGCATCCTGCTCATCGCCTTCGGCCCCGAGGCCGCCGCGGGCAAGAAGCAGATGGACGCGCTGGCCAAGGCGACCGGCGGCGAGGCGTTCATCGCCCGCGACATCCTGCAGGTCCGCAAGTTCTTCCTGAAGGGCATGGAGCGCCGCATCTGCGCGCCCAACTGCTGA
- a CDS encoding NADP-dependent oxidoreductase, protein MRAIRINRFGGPEVLQVLDVAGPAELGAGEVLVRTVATSINPVDAKTREGAIGEGTPPLPMTLGWDLAGIVVDGGGTGRQVGERVLAMSHQLGTGRGTWADLVALPADALATAPAAISLTEAATLPLPGLSALQTLDWLAVSAGERLLITGAAGAVGGLALQLAVARNVRVDVLVSREEQLGFVREHGADFATTDRADLKDRHYDAVFDTFGALVTDAVADHGRYASIATQAGPVPDLSARGVRTTVNQVREDGKGLSELSRLVEEGVLTPRVDSAFAVREIRAAHEHFGRGGLNGKVTITF, encoded by the coding sequence ATGCGTGCCATCAGGATCAACCGGTTCGGCGGCCCCGAGGTGCTGCAGGTACTGGACGTCGCCGGACCCGCCGAGCTCGGGGCGGGCGAGGTGCTGGTCCGTACCGTCGCGACGAGCATCAACCCCGTCGACGCCAAGACCCGTGAAGGCGCCATCGGCGAAGGTACCCCTCCGCTGCCGATGACACTGGGCTGGGACCTGGCGGGCATCGTGGTCGACGGCGGCGGCACCGGCCGGCAGGTGGGAGAGCGCGTGCTCGCGATGTCCCACCAGCTCGGCACGGGCCGGGGGACGTGGGCCGACCTGGTGGCGCTTCCCGCCGACGCGCTGGCGACCGCACCGGCGGCGATCAGTCTCACCGAGGCGGCCACCTTGCCCCTGCCCGGCCTGAGCGCCCTGCAGACGCTCGACTGGCTGGCCGTCTCCGCGGGTGAACGGCTGCTCATCACCGGGGCGGCGGGCGCGGTCGGCGGTCTGGCCCTCCAGCTTGCCGTGGCTCGAAACGTGCGCGTCGACGTCCTCGTGTCGCGCGAGGAACAGCTCGGTTTCGTCCGGGAACACGGCGCGGACTTCGCCACCACCGACCGGGCGGATCTGAAAGACCGTCACTACGACGCCGTCTTCGACACCTTCGGGGCCCTCGTCACCGACGCGGTGGCCGACCACGGACGTTACGCCTCCATTGCCACCCAGGCCGGACCGGTCCCCGACCTGTCCGCACGCGGGGTCCGCACCACCGTCAACCAGGTCCGCGAGGACGGCAAGGGACTGAGCGAACTGAGCCGGCTCGTCGAGGAGGGAGTTCTCACGCCTCGCGTCGATTCCGCCTTCGCCGTGCGTGAAATCCGCGCGGCGCATGAGCACTTCGGCAGAGGCGGCCTGAACGGCAAGGTCACCATCACCTTTTAG
- a CDS encoding GNAT family N-acetyltransferase, with amino-acid sequence MKITVVRPQDLGEAESHRWREIQKASPSLDNPFLSVDFTLAMGRLRDHVRVAVIEDGGEIAGFLPHERHGFGVGRPLGGYLTTCQGLVSVPELKIDPRDLLRACGLSAIDFDHLVAGQPTFAPYETDVRPAPVMDLSGGFDAYVERVRAGSAKNYKTVRYKERKLGRERGEIRFEWDSADIGTLRAVMAWKSDQYRRTGRVDRFAQPWIVRLVEELHSRRSDDFAGVLTMVYAGDTPVAGHFGLRTAHTLVGWFPAYDPAFARYSPGIMHHLHMAEHAANAGLHQVDMGKGGREYKEWLKTGVLMIAEARISRPSPVAAAQWLGRVPISRLRAVVVDNPSLFRAADRLLKGYGRARSSLLSRPISPPTAERSPEAQ; translated from the coding sequence GTGAAGATCACTGTGGTGCGCCCGCAGGACCTCGGCGAGGCCGAGTCCCACCGATGGCGCGAGATCCAGAAAGCCTCTCCCAGCCTCGACAACCCCTTTCTCTCCGTGGACTTCACCCTGGCCATGGGCAGGCTCCGTGACCACGTCAGGGTCGCGGTGATCGAGGACGGCGGCGAGATCGCGGGATTCCTCCCCCACGAGCGGCACGGCTTCGGCGTCGGCAGGCCGCTGGGCGGCTACCTCACCACCTGCCAGGGGCTGGTCTCGGTCCCCGAGCTGAAGATCGACCCACGTGACCTGCTCCGGGCCTGCGGGCTGTCGGCCATCGACTTCGACCACCTGGTCGCCGGCCAGCCCACGTTCGCGCCCTACGAGACGGACGTACGGCCCGCCCCCGTCATGGACCTCAGCGGCGGTTTCGACGCCTACGTCGAGCGGGTGCGCGCCGGCTCGGCGAAGAACTACAAGACCGTCCGCTACAAGGAGCGCAAGCTCGGCCGCGAACGGGGCGAGATCCGGTTCGAGTGGGACTCCGCCGACATCGGGACGCTGCGCGCGGTCATGGCCTGGAAATCGGACCAGTACCGGCGGACCGGACGGGTGGACCGCTTCGCCCAGCCGTGGATCGTGCGGCTCGTCGAGGAGCTGCACTCCCGGCGCTCCGACGACTTCGCCGGCGTGCTCACCATGGTCTACGCCGGAGACACCCCCGTCGCCGGGCACTTCGGCCTCCGTACGGCGCACACCCTGGTGGGCTGGTTCCCCGCCTACGACCCGGCCTTCGCCCGCTACTCCCCCGGGATCATGCACCACCTGCACATGGCCGAACACGCCGCGAACGCGGGGCTGCACCAGGTGGACATGGGGAAAGGCGGCCGCGAATACAAGGAATGGCTTAAAACCGGCGTTTTGATGATCGCCGAGGCACGCATCTCGCGTCCGTCTCCGGTGGCCGCCGCCCAGTGGCTGGGCCGGGTCCCCATCAGCAGACTCCGCGCCGTCGTAGTGGACAACCCCTCCCTTTTCCGAGCCGCGGACCGGCTACTCAAGGGCTACGGCAGAGCGAGATCCTCTCTCCTGTCCCGCCCCATATCCCCTCCCACCGCAGAACGATCACCCGAGGCACAGTAA
- a CDS encoding DUF4184 family protein, producing MPFTPSHVAAVLPLVSSARMRRVLDPWALALGAMVPDLPIFLSFLPFLPDYMTWHSYRGVLTIAPLAVVMLLAVFHGLLRDPLTALFPPALAGRIASLAPAPYGLRRLPAVVAGGAVGAFTHKLWDSFTHHYSSAVWGWDWLDTRVAGLLPVFRLLQYLSTVVGLAVVARWAWLGLSRMEPQAPPERLALSARTRRGVLLAAVVATLLGAAIWPVVFPPRGWAETVHRVGAGVVAGCCVLLLVYALMWQLRRVMAVFEGV from the coding sequence GTGCCGTTCACGCCCAGCCACGTCGCCGCGGTGCTGCCGCTGGTCTCCTCGGCGCGGATGCGCCGGGTGCTGGACCCCTGGGCCCTCGCCCTGGGAGCGATGGTGCCCGACCTGCCGATCTTCCTGTCCTTCCTGCCCTTCCTGCCGGACTACATGACCTGGCACTCCTACCGGGGCGTCCTGACGATCGCCCCGCTCGCCGTCGTCATGCTGCTCGCGGTCTTCCACGGACTGCTCCGCGACCCGCTGACCGCGCTGTTCCCGCCCGCTCTCGCGGGCAGGATCGCCTCGCTGGCCCCCGCGCCGTACGGCCTGCGCCGGCTGCCCGCCGTGGTCGCGGGCGGTGCCGTCGGCGCCTTCACCCACAAGCTGTGGGACTCCTTCACCCACCACTACAGCTCGGCCGTGTGGGGCTGGGACTGGCTGGACACGCGGGTGGCGGGGCTCCTGCCCGTCTTCCGCCTGCTGCAGTACCTCTCCACGGTCGTCGGCCTGGCCGTCGTGGCCCGGTGGGCCTGGCTCGGGCTGTCCCGGATGGAACCGCAGGCGCCGCCGGAGCGTCTGGCGCTCTCCGCCCGGACCCGGCGCGGCGTCCTGCTGGCGGCGGTCGTGGCCACGCTGCTGGGCGCGGCGATCTGGCCGGTCGTCTTCCCGCCTCGCGGCTGGGCCGAGACGGTCCACCGGGTGGGGGCCGGGGTGGTGGCCGGCTGCTGCGTCCTGCTGCTCGTCTATGCGCTGATGTGGCAGCTCAGGCGGGTCATGGCAGTATTCGAAGGTGTTTAA
- a CDS encoding SDR family NAD(P)-dependent oxidoreductase produces MPVTPSTLHDLFSLEGLTALVTGAAGGLGRAQSLALGAAGARVIASDVSMEAARQACDHLEGNGVECLPLEIDARSLESIDGAFDALDAAGEIPDILVNNAGVSLRNSALEATPEEFDTTLSINLRGTYFIAQRAARRMRGHGGGRIVNVSSIGGLVVDGERSSVYDASKAAVVQVTRNMAFEWGRYGIRVNSIAPGYMRTAMTTDLLPTKEVEDDLVRTHVPLGRVGEPRDLSGAVIFLASEASAYVTGHTLTVDGGWVASM; encoded by the coding sequence ATGCCGGTCACCCCATCCACCCTGCACGACCTCTTCTCCCTGGAAGGGCTGACGGCCCTGGTCACCGGCGCGGCCGGAGGCCTGGGCCGGGCGCAGTCCCTCGCGCTGGGCGCGGCCGGCGCGAGGGTCATCGCGTCCGACGTCAGCATGGAGGCCGCCCGGCAGGCCTGCGACCACCTGGAGGGAAACGGCGTCGAGTGCCTGCCCCTGGAGATCGACGCCCGGTCGCTGGAGAGCATCGACGGCGCGTTCGACGCGCTCGACGCCGCCGGCGAGATCCCGGACATCCTGGTCAACAACGCGGGCGTCTCCCTGCGCAACAGCGCGCTGGAGGCCACGCCGGAGGAGTTCGACACCACCCTCTCCATCAACCTGCGGGGCACGTACTTCATCGCCCAGCGGGCCGCGCGGAGGATGCGGGGGCACGGTGGCGGGCGGATCGTCAACGTGTCGTCCATCGGCGGTCTCGTCGTGGACGGTGAGCGGTCCTCGGTGTACGACGCGTCGAAGGCGGCCGTCGTCCAGGTGACCAGGAACATGGCCTTCGAATGGGGCAGGTACGGGATCCGGGTCAACTCCATCGCGCCCGGCTACATGCGCACCGCGATGACCACCGACCTGTTGCCCACCAAGGAGGTCGAGGACGATCTCGTCAGAACGCATGTCCCGCTCGGCCGTGTCGGGGAGCCTCGGGACCTGAGCGGAGCCGTGATCTTCCTGGCGTCGGAGGCCTCGGCGTACGTCACGGGCCACACGCTGACGGTCGACGGCGGCTGGGTGGCGTCGATGTAG
- a CDS encoding TrmH family RNA methyltransferase, translated as MFNASDPRLADYANLRDVELRKSMEAEHGLFIAEGEKVIRRAVAAGYPVRSVLLTRRWADPLADLLDGLGDRVYVVDDDVMEGIAGFPVHRGALAAMERRELPPVDEVLRGASHATAGAVDEGGPVRPPRRLLVLEDLVDHGNVGAIFRCAAALGVDGIILSPRCADPLYRRSVKVSMGAVFAIPYARMGNWYDGLEEIRAAGFQTLALTPDQDATPMDTVEMRERVALLLGSEGDGLSSRWLREADEQVCIPMSPTAMASGVDSLNVVAAAAIACHGLMRGTAVPQGRRQP; from the coding sequence GTGTTTAACGCCTCGGATCCCCGCCTCGCCGACTACGCCAACCTGCGCGACGTCGAACTGCGCAAGAGCATGGAGGCCGAGCACGGCCTCTTCATCGCCGAGGGGGAGAAGGTGATCCGCCGGGCCGTCGCGGCCGGTTACCCGGTGCGTTCGGTGCTGCTGACCCGGCGCTGGGCCGACCCGCTCGCCGATCTGCTCGACGGGCTCGGCGACCGGGTGTACGTGGTGGACGACGACGTCATGGAGGGGATCGCCGGCTTCCCGGTGCACCGGGGCGCGCTGGCCGCGATGGAGCGCCGGGAACTGCCCCCGGTGGACGAGGTCCTGCGCGGGGCCTCTCACGCGACCGCCGGCGCCGTGGACGAGGGCGGGCCCGTCCGGCCGCCCCGCCGCCTCCTCGTCCTGGAGGACCTCGTCGACCACGGCAACGTCGGCGCGATCTTCCGATGCGCCGCCGCCCTCGGGGTGGACGGGATCATCCTCTCGCCGCGGTGCGCCGACCCCCTCTACAGAAGATCGGTGAAGGTGTCGATGGGGGCGGTCTTCGCGATCCCCTATGCCCGGATGGGCAACTGGTACGACGGGTTGGAGGAGATCCGGGCGGCGGGTTTCCAGACGCTGGCGCTGACTCCCGACCAGGACGCCACCCCTATGGACACCGTCGAGATGCGTGAGCGGGTGGCGTTGCTGCTCGGCTCGGAGGGGGACGGCCTGTCCTCGCGCTGGTTGCGGGAGGCCGACGAACAGGTGTGCATCCCGATGAGCCCCACGGCGATGGCGTCGGGCGTGGACTCGCTCAACGTGGTGGCCGCCGCCGCCATCGCCTGCCACGGGCTCATGCGCGGCACCGCCGTCCCTCAGGGCCGGCGGCAGCCGTAG